The Mustela nigripes isolate SB6536 chromosome 4, MUSNIG.SB6536, whole genome shotgun sequence genome includes a window with the following:
- the MARVELD1 gene encoding MARVEL domain-containing protein 1, whose amino-acid sequence MLPPPPRQPPPQARAVRGPVRLQRAFLRGPLGVLRLLQLLAGAAFWITIATSRYQGPVHFALFVSVLFWLLTLGLYFLTLLGKHELVPVLGSRWLVVNVAHDLLAAALYGAATGIMIAQTQSHSYCNLKDYQMACAYHAFLAAAVCGGLCLGLYLLSALYGCCRRYQGEQEVA is encoded by the coding sequence ATGCTCCCGCCGCCCCCGCGCCAGCCGCCGCCCCAGGCGCGCGCGGTTCGCGGGCCGGTGCGCCTGCAGAGGGCCTTCCTGCGCGGCCCGCTGGGCGTGCTGCGGCTGCTGCAGCTGCTGGCCGGCGCCGCCTTCTGGATCACCATCGCCACGAGCAGGTACCAGGGCCCCGTGCACTTCGCGCTCTTCGTGTCAGTGCTCTTCTGGCTGCTGACCCTGGGCCTCTACTTCCTCACGCTGCTGGGCAAGCACGAGCTGGTGCCCGTGCTGGGTTCGCGCTGGCTCGTGGTCAACGTGGCACACGACCTGCTGGCGGCCGCGCTCTACGGCGCCGCGACGGGCATCATGATCGCCCAGACGCAGAGCCACAGCTACTGCAACCTCAAGGATTACCAGATGGCCTGCGCCTACCACGCCTTCTTGGCGGCCGCCGTCTGCGGCGGCCTCTGCCTCGGCCTCTACCTGCTCTCGGCCCTCTACGGCTGCTGCCGCCGCTaccagggggagcaggaggtggCATGA